A window from Shewanella livingstonensis encodes these proteins:
- the rpoH gene encoding RNA polymerase sigma factor RpoH, protein MTYQTQSMALAVPHSTSSLEAYIQSVTSINMLDADTEYGIAKRLQENGDLQAAKQLIMSHLRFVVHVAKGYSGYGLPQADLIQEGNIGLMKAVKRFDPDVGVRLVSFAVHWIKAEIHEYVLKNWRIVKVATTKAQRKLFFNIRKSKKRLGWFSDAEVTMVAENLGVSKADVTEMESRMAAQDPAFDLANDSDDDNHDFAPALYLEDHSSDVADEVENANWEADSQTRLFSAIKTLDERSQHILRARWLDDNKVTLQELASTYQVSAERIRQLEKNAMNKLKSCME, encoded by the coding sequence ATGACTTATCAAACGCAATCAATGGCGCTGGCTGTACCACACAGCACTAGCAGTCTAGAAGCGTACATCCAATCGGTGACCAGCATTAATATGTTGGATGCAGATACCGAGTACGGCATCGCCAAGCGTTTACAAGAAAATGGCGATCTTCAAGCTGCCAAGCAATTAATTATGTCGCATCTTCGTTTTGTTGTGCACGTTGCTAAAGGCTACTCTGGATATGGTTTACCGCAGGCAGACCTTATTCAAGAAGGTAATATCGGCTTGATGAAAGCGGTTAAACGCTTCGACCCTGATGTAGGGGTTCGTCTAGTGTCTTTTGCTGTGCATTGGATTAAAGCTGAAATTCATGAATACGTGTTGAAGAACTGGCGTATTGTGAAAGTTGCAACCACTAAAGCACAGCGTAAGTTGTTCTTTAATATTCGTAAATCTAAAAAACGTTTAGGTTGGTTTAGTGACGCTGAAGTCACCATGGTTGCAGAAAATTTGGGGGTGTCGAAAGCTGACGTAACCGAAATGGAGTCGCGGATGGCAGCACAAGATCCCGCCTTCGACTTAGCCAATGACAGTGATGACGATAATCACGACTTTGCTCCAGCATTATATTTAGAAGATCATTCTTCAGATGTAGCTGATGAGGTTGAAAATGCGAATTGGGAAGCAGATTCTCAAACACGCTTATTTTCAGCCATCAAAACCTTAGACGAACGTAGTCAGCATATATTACGAGCGCGTTGGTTAGATGATAATAAAGTGACCTTGCAAGAGCTTGCATCTACTTACCAAGTTTCTGCGGAACGTATTAGACAGCTAGAAAAAAATGCTATGAACAAGCTTAAATCGTGTATGGAGTAA
- the ftsX gene encoding permease-like cell division protein FtsX, whose product MSKKPNITQSKLPLSGRIVMFFIRHVQQGMSSMGELWRNPVSSIMTMAVLGVSLSLPAALQVLVKNAENITQSWNSAAEISLFINKGRSEQSIQSLLSRIKAFREVETVTYISRDQALEEFQRLSGFGEALSYLDENPLPAVVTVTPSIKYSSPTGARELLVKLEREPEVNFGRLDIEWLERLQALLKLLEKTVLAIAALLVLAVVLVIGNTIRLAIMNRRTEIEVMKLVGATEAFIQRPFLYTGIWYGVIGGILAWLIINVLVWYLDGALAELLGLYGSELTIQALSFTELIKLVLLASFLGWFGSYLSVRQHLRSIEPS is encoded by the coding sequence ATGAGTAAGAAACCTAATATTACTCAAAGTAAATTACCCTTAAGTGGCCGTATTGTGATGTTTTTTATTCGTCACGTACAGCAAGGCATGTCGAGTATGGGCGAACTTTGGCGTAACCCAGTGTCATCGATTATGACCATGGCCGTATTGGGGGTGAGTTTAAGTTTACCTGCCGCATTACAAGTGTTGGTTAAAAATGCCGAAAATATCACTCAGTCTTGGAACAGCGCTGCTGAAATTTCGTTATTTATTAATAAAGGCCGCAGTGAGCAATCTATCCAAAGTTTATTGTCGCGGATTAAAGCCTTTCGTGAAGTTGAGACGGTAACTTATATTAGCCGCGATCAAGCATTAGAAGAGTTTCAACGTTTATCAGGCTTTGGTGAGGCTCTTTCATACTTAGATGAAAACCCATTACCCGCTGTGGTTACCGTAACGCCTTCGATTAAATACTCTAGTCCGACAGGCGCACGTGAGCTATTGGTAAAATTAGAACGTGAACCTGAAGTTAACTTTGGTCGTTTAGATATTGAATGGTTAGAGCGCCTGCAAGCATTGTTAAAATTACTGGAAAAAACCGTACTCGCTATTGCTGCCTTACTCGTTTTAGCGGTGGTATTAGTGATTGGTAATACTATTCGTCTTGCGATTATGAACCGTCGAACAGAAATTGAAGTAATGAAACTAGTCGGTGCGACTGAAGCCTTTATTCAACGTCCTTTTCTGTACACGGGTATTTGGTATGGCGTGATAGGCGGCATTTTGGCGTGGCTAATTATTAATGTATTAGTGTGGTATCTCGATGGTGCCTTAGCCGAATTATTGGGTTTATACGGCAGTGAATTAACGATTCAGGCTTTATCATTTACTGAATTGATTAAACTGGTGTTATTAGCCTCATTTCTAGGCTGGTTTGGCTCGTATTTATCAGTGCGTCAACACTTACGTAGCATTGAACCGTCATAA
- the ftsE gene encoding cell division ATP-binding protein FtsE, with amino-acid sequence MIQFEQVSKIYAGGQKALMDVNFHLRQGEMAFLTGHSGAGKSTLLKLITVIERATAGKVSINGHNIANVGRKHVPYLRRNIGVIFQNHHLLMDKTVFDNIALPLVIEGFTHGEIRKRVAGALDMVGLYGKERHLPIMLSGGEQQRVGIARAIVNKPPLLLADEPTGNLDPKLSMDILRLFEAFNDSGTSVLIATHDLGLIARMKYRTFTLRQGRMLGGESAAPEGNNI; translated from the coding sequence ATTTGAGCAGGTCAGTAAAATCTATGCCGGCGGTCAAAAGGCCCTCATGGATGTCAATTTTCATCTTCGACAAGGTGAAATGGCTTTTTTAACCGGCCATTCCGGTGCCGGTAAAAGTACCTTGCTCAAACTCATTACCGTGATTGAACGAGCCACCGCAGGTAAGGTGTCTATTAATGGACATAACATAGCTAATGTGGGACGTAAGCATGTACCTTATTTACGCCGTAATATTGGCGTGATATTTCAAAATCATCATTTACTGATGGATAAAACGGTATTTGACAATATTGCTTTGCCGTTAGTGATTGAAGGCTTCACTCATGGCGAAATTCGTAAGCGTGTAGCAGGTGCACTCGACATGGTGGGCTTATACGGTAAAGAGCGTCATTTACCAATAATGCTTTCCGGTGGTGAGCAGCAACGAGTGGGTATTGCCCGTGCCATTGTGAATAAACCACCGTTATTATTGGCCGATGAACCTACAGGTAACTTAGATCCTAAATTATCGATGGATATTTTACGCTTATTTGAAGCCTTTAATGACTCGGGTACCAGCGTGCTAATTGCTACCCATGATTTAGGCCTGATTGCGCGCATGAAGTACCGTACTTTTACTCTGCGCCAGGGGCGTATGCTCGGCGGAGAAAGTGCCGCACCAGAAGGGAATAATATTTGA